A segment of the Lentisphaera araneosa HTCC2155 genome:
GCTGATCATTGAGGTCAGTAATTTGCCAGTTTTCATTGAGTTCGCTAAGTTTTTCTGTGGATGGACTAAAGAGCTCCTTTGGGAAGGGAAGTCCACTATCGAAAGAGACGTCTCTTTTGCCAATATTGAGTATGGCGAGGCCCGGTTCGGGAAGAGATTGCACATAAGTAAAAATCTCGATGGCGGATTCTAGGTCACCTGCAATAGTTCGGGCAAGTGGATCACGCGCTTTGAGCTGGTTTTGGAACTCACCATAAATTCCTGAGTCATGGGAGATGTAACAGCCCGGACGAATAAGGAGTTCGTAAGGACTTTGTAGTTTAATCTTGCCAAGAATCTCAGCAACGCGATCAAAAAACACGGTTCCGCCACCAGAAAGTATAAGTTGCTCAACATCAAATAAACCGAGTTCCTCTACTCGCGCAGTGATTTTGGCCACATGATGAAGGAATTTATCCACATCGGGGATGGGGTCGCAGCTATGGATGACGCCTTCGTAGCACTCGATGCCGGCAAGTTGGATATAAGGTGCAGAATATTTGATGTACTGAGCGAGTTCGATAACTTCTTTGCTGCTTCTCAGACCTGCACGTCCATGTGCGGGCGCTATTTCAATGAGCACTTGCAGAGGGGAGTTCAATTCCGCGGCTTGC
Coding sequences within it:
- a CDS encoding amino acid deaminase; protein product: MISTETQTCESYKSLLKEDFCLPLMTLNHSALINNCRWMQDYADAANVKLAPHGKTSMCPELFKMQLDHGAWGMTLANSYQVKIAYDCGVRKILMANQLVGKGNIQTIIQLLRNDSEFEFCCLVDNQDNVDQLNQQAAELNSPLQVLIEIAPAHGRAGLRSSKEVIELAQYIKYSAPYIQLAGIECYEGVIHSCDPIPDVDKFLHHVAKITARVEELGLFDVEQLILSGGGTVFFDRVAEILGKIKLQSPYELLIRPGCYISHDSGIYGEFQNQLKARDPLARTIAGDLESAIEIFTYVQSLPEPGLAILNIGKRDVSFDSGLPFPKELFSPSTEKLSELNENWQITDLNDQHAFMNFPKESTVKVGDIICCRISHPCLTFDKWPQIALINDDYQVIDFIESRFEKINHLNGVHND